Proteins from a genomic interval of Zingiber officinale cultivar Zhangliang chromosome 2A, Zo_v1.1, whole genome shotgun sequence:
- the LOC122040379 gene encoding serine/arginine repetitive matrix protein 2-like, which translates to MRRRSQPLTATGDQAPVAARRGRTWPGAAGRGQLRPVAAKRSRSRPGEGAAARVQARPLAARRGRGRSRPGAAACGQARARPLTSRRDRDRPREGAAARIQARPLAARRGHDRPGATATGHATPQAARRRRKRQGDAARSGKKETQRDREKKKS; encoded by the coding sequence ATGCGCCGCCGTTCGCAGCCACTCACGGCCACTGGCGACCAGGCACCAGTCGCGGCCAGGCGCGGCCGGACGTGGCCAGGCGCGGCCGGTCGCGGCCAGTTGCGGCCGGTCGCGGCCAAGCGTAGCCGCTCGCGGCCAGGCGAGGGCGCGGCCGCTCGCGTCCAAGCGCGGCCGCTCGCGGCCAGGCGAGGGCGCGGCCGCTCGCGTCCTGGCGCGGCCGCTTGCGGCCAGGCGAGGGCGCGGCCACTCACGTCCAGGCGCGACCGCGACCGGCCACGCGAGGGCGCGGCCGCTCGCATCCAGGCGCGGCCGCTCGCGGCCAGGCGAGGGCACGACCGGCCAGGCGCGACCGCGACCGGCCACGCGACGCCGCAAGCGGCAAGGCGACGCCGCAAGCGGCAAGGCGACGCCGCGAGATCGGGAAAAAAAGAGACGCAGCGAGATCGGGAAAAAAAGAAGAGCTAG